From Mustela erminea isolate mMusErm1 chromosome 1, mMusErm1.Pri, whole genome shotgun sequence, a single genomic window includes:
- the TGFBR3L gene encoding LOW QUALITY PROTEIN: transforming growth factor-beta receptor type 3-like protein (The sequence of the model RefSeq protein was modified relative to this genomic sequence to represent the inferred CDS: inserted 2 bases in 1 codon), whose amino-acid sequence MPGATLLLLVLLPGVATSPSGPLACFERKVGDGTLCPELALLPPQSSPGALGELPSPSLTASPPSGTLRLDWPSQGSPGLRWVEKSRSEKWGLLPRATAPISQRRRGGRCTGLEGLRGXARPLSCHPFFPPAPPFPAAPGPWLRQPLFSLELSDAEDAFPRRAGPLEVPADSRVFVQAALARPSPRWGLVLHRCSMTPSSRPAPGPALALLRGGCPADSSVVLPPPPARPGAAAPVRFSFRLRPVFNASVQFLHCQLSRCRRLRGARRTPAPLTLPPPSLCLPQDEACTGAGSGSGESLGADGPHLHTLTQPIVVTVPRPPPGPPKGIPSKAVRPEPPAPAPAALEPAPVVALVLAAFVLGAALAAGLGLVCAHSAPPNPGPAPRDSPSGPQPRRPQ is encoded by the exons ATGCCGGGTGCCACGCTCCTGCTGCTGGTCCTGCTCCCTGGGGTCGCCACCTCTCCCAGCGGGCCGCTTG CATGCTTTGAAAGGAAAGTGGGGGATGGCACCCTCTGCCCGGAGCTGGCCCTGCTGCCCCCACAGAGCAGCCCTGGGGCCCTTGGGGagctgccctcccccagcctgacTGCCTCGCCCCCATCGGGCACCCTGCGACTGGACTGGCCCAGCCAGGGATCCCCTGGTCTGCGCTGGGTGGAGAAGTCCAGGTCCGAGAAGTGGGGGCTCCTCCCCAGAG CAACAGCACCCATTTCCCAAAGGAGGCGGGGAGGTCGCTGCACTGGCCtggaggggctgagggg tgCGCGACCTCTGTCGTGTCACCCTTTCTTCCCGCCAGCGCCTCCATTCCCCGCGGCGCCTGGGCCCTGGCTGCGCCAACCCCTTTTCAGTCTGGAGCTGTCGGACGCCGAGGACGCCTTCCCGCGCCGCGCGGGGCCGCTCGAGGTCCCGGCCGACAGCCGCGTGTTCGTGCAG GCGGCCCTGGCCCGTCCCTCTCCGCGCTGGGGCCTGGTCCTGCACCGCTGCTCGATGACGCCGTCCTCGCGCCCGGCCCCGGGGCCCGCCCTGGCACTGCTGCGCGGGGGCTGCCCCGCCGACTCCTCCGTCGTCCTCCCGCCACCGCCGGCGCGCCCGGGTGCTGCCGCTCCCGTGCGCTTCAGCTTCCGTCTGCGCCCGGTCTTCAACGCCTCGGTGCAGTTTTTGCACTGCCAGCTGAGCCGCTGCCGCCGCCTCCGGGGAGCCCGCCGGACACCTGCGCCTCTGACGCTGCCGCCGCCATCGCTG tgtCTGCCTCAGGATGAGGCGTGCACGGGCGCCGGCAGCGGCAGTGGCGAGAGTCTGGGTGCCGACGGTCCCCACCTGCACACGCTGACGCAGCCCATCGTGGTCACAGTGCCGCGGCCACCCCCCG GGCCACCCAAGGGCATCCCCAGCAAAGCCGTGCGTCCTGAGcctcccgccccggcccccgcggCCCTGGAGCCCGCGCCCGTGGTAGCGCTGGTGTTGGCTGCCTTCGTGCTGGGCGCTGCGCTGGCCGCCGGACTCGGCCTCGTCTGTGCGCATTCAG CACCCCCGAACCCCGGTCCCGCCCCGAGAGACTCGCCCAGCGGCCCCCAGCCCAGGAGGCCCCAATAA
- the MAP2K7 gene encoding dual specificity mitogen-activated protein kinase kinase 7 isoform X2, with amino-acid sequence MAASSLEQKLSRLEAKLKQENREARRRIDLNLDISPQRPRPTLQLPLANDGGSRSPCSESSPQHPTPPARPRNMLGLPSTLFMPRSMESIEIDQKLQEIMKQTGYLTIGGQRYQAEINDLENLGEMGSGTCGQVWKMRFRKTGHVIAVKQMRRSGNKEENKRILMDLDVVLKSHDCPYIVQCFGTFITNTDVFIAMELMGTCAEKLKKRVQGPIPERILGKMTVAIVKALYYLKEKHGVIHRDVKPSNILLDERGQIKLCDFGISGRLVDSKAKTRSAGCAAYMAPERIDPPDPTKPDYDIRADVWSLGISLVELATGQFPYKNCKTDFEVLTKVLQEEPPLLPGHMGFSGDFQSFVKDCLTKDHRKRPKYNKLLEHSFIKRYEMLEVDVASWFKDVMAKTESPRTSGVLSQHHLPFFR; translated from the exons ccctccagCTCCCGCTGGCCAATGATGGGGGCAGCCGCTCACCGTGCTCCGAGAGCTCCCCACAGcaccccacaccccctgcccgGCCCCGCAACATGCTGGGGCTTCCATCAACCTTGTTCATGCCCCGCAGCATGGAGAG CATTGAGATTGACCAGAAGCTACAGGAGATCATGAAGCAGACCGGCTACCTGACCATCGGGGGCCAG CGCTACCAGGCCGAAATCAACGATCTGGAGAACCTGGGGGAGATGGGCAGCGGCACTTGCGGCCAGGTGTGGAAGATGCGCTTCCGGAAGACGGGCCACGTCATCGCCGTCAAG CAAATGCGGCGCTCGGGGAACAAGGAGGAGAACAAGCGGATCCTCATGGACCTGGACGTGGTGCTCAAGAGCCACGACTGCCCCTACATCGTGCAGTGCTTCGGCACGTTTATCACCAAC ACGGACGTCTTCATCGCCATGGAGCTCATGGGCACGTGTGCCGAGAAGCTCAAGAAGCGGGTGCAGGGCCCCATCCCCGAGCGGATCCTGGGCAAGATGACGGTGGCG ATCGTGAAGGCGCTGTACTACCTGAAGGAGAAGCACGGCGTGATCCACCGAGACGTCAAGCCCTCGAACATCCTGCTGGATGAGCGGGGCCAGATcaagctctgtgactttggcaTCAGCGGACGTCTGGTCGATTCCAAGGCCAAGACGCGCAGCGCCGGCTGTGCCGCGTACATGGCG CCGGAGCGCATAGACCCTCCGGACCCCACCAAGCCGGACTATGACATCCGGGCCGACGTATGGAGCCTGGGCATATCCTTG GTGGAGCTAGCGACGGGACAGTTTCCCTACAAGAACTGCAAGACAGACTTTGAGGTCCTTACCAAAGTCCTCCAGGAAGAGCCCCCGCTCTTGCCCGGGCACATGGGCTTCTCAGGGGACTTCCAGTCCTTTGTCAAAGACTG ccttACTAAGGATCACAGGAAGAGACCAAAGTATAATAAGCTACTT GAACACAGCTTCATCAAGCGCTACGAGATGCTGGAGGTGGACGTGGCGTCCTGGTTCAAGGACGTCATGGCGAAGACCGAGTCACCGAGGACGAGTGGAGTCCTGAGCCAGCACCACCTGCCCTTCTTCAGGTAG